One part of the Rutidosis leptorrhynchoides isolate AG116_Rl617_1_P2 chromosome 1, CSIRO_AGI_Rlap_v1, whole genome shotgun sequence genome encodes these proteins:
- the LOC139872045 gene encoding eukaryotic translation initiation factor 1A-like — MPKNKGKGGKNRKRGKNEADDEKRELVFKEDGQEYAQVLRMLGNGRCEAMCIDGTKRLSHIRGKMHKKVWIAAGDIILVGLRDYQDDKADVILKYMPDEARLLKAYGELPENIRLNEGIAGGLDEEDDNAGDDYIEFEDEDIDKI; from the coding sequence ATGCCGAAGAACAAGGGAAAGGGAGGAAAGAATCGCAAAAGAGGTAAGAACGAAGCCGACGATGAAAAACGTGAATTAGTTTTCAAAGAAGACGGTCAAGAATACGCACAAGTTCTTCGTATGCTCGGTAACGGGCGTTGTGAAGCCATGTGTATCGACGGCACAAAGCGTCTCTCTCATATCCGTGGTAAGATGCACAAAAAAGTATGGATCGCTGCTGGTGACATCATCTTAGTCGGTTTACGTGATTATCAGGATGATAAGGCTGACGTCATCCTCAAATACATGCCTGATGAAGCTAGGTTATTGAAAGCTTACGGTGAGTTGCCGGAGAATATTAGGCTCAATGAAGGTATTGCTGGTGgacttgatgaagaagatgataacgCTGGTGATGATTATATTGAGTTTGAAGATGAAGATATTGACAAAATCTAG